A genome region from Myroides fluvii includes the following:
- a CDS encoding HYC_CC_PP family protein, which translates to MKRILVILFSVMYLFLASGFSTYQHICKGFVQQTSMAFAQSSEENCAFCSLKGKTVKEPKKNCCQDKVEVVKVKSEVQNSTFKVLQVSFFLDAILHRYFGAVYEFTTAPKEVLIPYLYYLDLIEEVPLYILHCVYRI; encoded by the coding sequence ATGAAGAGAATATTAGTCATACTATTTAGTGTTATGTACTTGTTTTTGGCCTCTGGCTTCAGTACATATCAGCACATCTGCAAAGGATTTGTGCAACAAACGAGTATGGCTTTTGCTCAAAGTAGCGAAGAAAATTGTGCTTTTTGTAGCTTAAAAGGAAAAACGGTAAAAGAACCTAAAAAGAATTGCTGCCAAGACAAAGTTGAAGTTGTAAAAGTAAAGTCGGAAGTACAGAATTCAACGTTTAAGGTCCTCCAAGTTTCGTTTTTTCTAGATGCTATTTTGCATCGTTATTTTGGTGCAGTTTACGAATTTACTACTGCGCCAAAAGAGGTACTAATTCCCTATCTATATTATCTAGATTTAATAGAGGAAGTCCCCTTATACATCCTGCATTGCGTGTATAGAATTTGA
- a CDS encoding efflux RND transporter periplasmic adaptor subunit, producing the protein MKNTKVRAQQIIMTIGCLVFLVWVGIRGMNNRSSETNETQVKEEQLPLASEGVRIEGVTEEVIVVNQTYHTQVAALPSVAIRTDKKGELIQLKVDVNSRIEEGQDVAVIRIAQGDTLGLGKAMRKAKESKQFVKEQLDQLLAIDRGEDGSEAKEKYDKQYALYNLAKKEAAEYEEQVNKVSSSAQVTYVEKTIKANSAGVVKQILVGAGRTIDENQPLFTLQQGQAKSIQIAVSSENYLLLRNQLQQTRAKIVFQDQSSLQLPASALESLTQQSINEEGKIVMTLNVSSISNVQDIRNLVLTILNLPTKVIKEEALFMRDETTYIWTVNAANKIEATPVVVVKRADGKAYVQKGNTDWNRVLVGDLKKVKEGDTFAN; encoded by the coding sequence ATGAAGAATACAAAAGTTAGAGCGCAACAAATTATAATGACCATTGGTTGTCTTGTTTTTTTGGTTTGGGTAGGTATTCGCGGGATGAATAATCGCTCATCAGAAACAAATGAAACCCAGGTAAAAGAAGAACAGTTGCCTCTTGCTTCAGAAGGAGTGCGAATAGAAGGAGTAACAGAAGAGGTAATCGTTGTTAATCAAACGTATCACACACAAGTGGCTGCATTGCCATCCGTTGCCATTCGAACAGACAAAAAAGGAGAATTAATTCAACTAAAAGTGGATGTGAATAGCCGCATTGAAGAAGGTCAGGATGTTGCGGTGATACGCATCGCTCAAGGAGATACTTTAGGTCTTGGGAAAGCCATGCGAAAAGCAAAAGAATCCAAACAGTTTGTCAAAGAACAATTGGATCAATTATTGGCGATTGATCGTGGAGAGGATGGATCTGAGGCAAAAGAAAAATACGACAAACAATATGCATTATACAATTTAGCTAAAAAAGAAGCCGCTGAATATGAAGAACAAGTCAACAAAGTTTCTTCTTCCGCTCAGGTAACCTATGTTGAAAAGACAATTAAAGCCAATAGTGCAGGAGTTGTAAAGCAAATTTTAGTCGGTGCAGGAAGAACGATAGATGAGAATCAGCCTTTGTTTACGCTACAGCAAGGACAGGCAAAATCCATTCAGATTGCAGTAAGCAGTGAAAACTATTTATTATTGCGCAATCAATTGCAGCAAACGCGAGCAAAGATTGTATTTCAGGATCAGTCTTCCCTACAATTGCCAGCCTCCGCGTTGGAGTCTCTAACCCAACAATCCATTAATGAAGAGGGGAAAATAGTAATGACTTTGAATGTTTCGTCAATTTCTAATGTTCAAGACATCCGAAATCTAGTGCTGACTATTTTAAATCTTCCAACCAAAGTAATAAAGGAAGAAGCGCTTTTCATGCGAGATGAAACAACGTATATCTGGACCGTAAATGCAGCAAATAAAATAGAAGCAACGCCTGTTGTCGTTGTGAAAAGAGCAGATGGGAAAGCGTATGTACAAAAGGGAAATACCGATTGGAATCGCGTATTGGTCGGTGATTTAAAAAAGGTAAAAGAAGGAGATACGTTCGCAAATTAA
- a CDS encoding efflux transporter outer membrane subunit, protein MKKYLYIIPVALLFTACKVGKDYERPSLDSPTQFYANAQTDSIANTLAQLSWQNFFGQAELAHYVQIALDQNTDLQLAIKNIDQVNLLYKQSKMALLPNLTMQVAGTHTEWSKNSEIGLSGAPRISKDYTARLDLSWELDVWGKIRREKEAALASYLQTQEVKRAIENRLVAEVATAYINLLMLDEQLHIAEEGLVLREKTFALTQKMYEIGNESSIAVQQAEAQWLEAQELLPQLEQEIALQESALGVLLNHFPQKIHRTASINALQFSTDLNTGVPAAFLSQRPDIQIAELELRKANAKAGAAQGEMYPSLTISAQGGWNAIEASQWFNTPASLFGTVIGGLVQPIFQQKKLRTAYEIAVIEREKAAISFKNAVVVGYADVHDALVKIDKMQEREQVVQQRVHLLNTSLDHIQVMFGLDKASYLEVVNAQALALQSNLNYAELKRDYLASKIDLYRALGGH, encoded by the coding sequence ATGAAGAAATACCTATATATCATACCGGTTGCTTTACTCTTTACTGCTTGTAAGGTAGGAAAAGACTATGAGCGCCCATCCTTGGATAGTCCAACCCAGTTTTATGCAAATGCACAGACCGATAGTATAGCCAATACACTAGCGCAATTATCTTGGCAAAACTTTTTTGGTCAAGCAGAATTAGCACATTACGTACAAATAGCCTTAGATCAAAATACAGATTTGCAATTGGCAATCAAGAATATTGATCAAGTAAACTTGTTGTATAAACAGTCTAAAATGGCGTTGTTGCCTAATCTGACGATGCAAGTTGCAGGAACACATACGGAATGGTCTAAGAATAGTGAGATTGGCTTATCAGGAGCACCTCGTATAAGTAAAGATTACACGGCGCGTTTGGATTTGTCATGGGAGTTGGATGTTTGGGGGAAAATCAGGCGAGAAAAGGAAGCCGCTTTAGCTTCTTATTTGCAAACACAAGAAGTAAAAAGAGCGATTGAGAATCGATTAGTGGCAGAAGTGGCAACCGCTTATATCAATTTATTGATGTTAGATGAACAGTTGCACATTGCAGAAGAGGGATTAGTATTGCGTGAAAAGACATTTGCCTTGACTCAAAAAATGTATGAAATTGGAAATGAGTCAAGTATTGCTGTACAACAAGCAGAGGCACAATGGTTAGAAGCGCAAGAATTATTGCCTCAGCTAGAACAGGAAATTGCATTACAAGAAAGTGCGTTGGGCGTTTTGCTCAACCATTTTCCCCAAAAAATTCACCGCACAGCCTCAATTAATGCCCTTCAGTTTTCTACGGATCTAAATACGGGAGTACCAGCAGCGTTTTTAAGTCAACGCCCAGATATTCAAATTGCAGAATTAGAATTGAGAAAAGCCAATGCAAAGGCAGGAGCAGCTCAAGGAGAGATGTATCCAAGCTTAACTATCTCTGCTCAAGGTGGATGGAATGCCATCGAAGCCTCTCAATGGTTTAATACGCCTGCTTCTTTGTTTGGAACAGTAATTGGAGGATTGGTACAGCCTATCTTTCAGCAGAAAAAATTGAGAACAGCCTATGAAATTGCCGTAATCGAAAGAGAAAAAGCGGCAATTAGTTTTAAAAATGCTGTGGTAGTAGGATATGCCGATGTACACGATGCTTTAGTTAAAATTGACAAGATGCAAGAGAGGGAACAGGTTGTACAACAACGCGTACACCTTTTAAATACCTCTTTGGATCATATTCAAGTGATGTTTGGCTTGGATAAAGCCTCCTATTTAGAAGTTGTGAATGCGCAAGCATTGGCTTTACAGAGCAACTTGAATTATGCAGAATTGAAACGCGATTACTTAGCGTCAAAAATAGATTTATACCGCGCTTTAGGCGGACATTAA
- a CDS encoding efflux RND transporter permease subunit produces MLKKIIHRPVLATVISVILVILGLVGLKELPVQQFPDIAPPSVAVHASYPGGNAETVLKSVVTPLEEVINGVERMTHIESTASNDGTATITVFFELGTDPDQAAVNVQNRVAQVQGILPEEVIRAGVNTQKEQRGMIMVIDLISDDATLYDETFVQNYARINVVRALKRIKGVGNVQLFGEKDYAMRVWLDPHKLANRGLTPSDVERAIQNQSLEVAAGNLGQNAGGAVQYTLTYPGKYNTPEQFEQIVVQADSNGNVLYLKDIARIEFGAVAYDEENKVNGNEAVSMAVFQTNGSNANDIQTQIYAVLEELKPQLPKGLNYNVTFASKTQLDESINQVKTTLIEAFLLVFLIVYLFLQDFRSTLIPAIAVPVSLIGTLFFLNMLGFSINMLTLFALVLAIGIVVDDAIVVVEAVHATMMIDGLNAKEATSKAMSEITGAIISITLVMSAVFLPVGFMTGPVGVFYQQFAFTLAIAILISAVNALTLSPALCALLLKNHYTEEHGETSKKGFLKRFFSSFNNGFNALTNRYVGGIRFLLKRKVLGASLILGSIVAMVLLMNVTPKGFIPNEDQGFAMFALSLPPGSSIDRTTKVLKEGDDIMRKHPAIKSVTTISGFNILGNAASPAYGMGFIAFKEREERGEVTDINEILADINGQLSTIKEGDFFVFANPTVPGFGDFDGLEMVVQDRKGGSINEFAEVVTQFNADLSASDEVVQAFTMFKADFPMYKIVVDPVKAKMHGVEISEMMAAVQLFYGSAQVNDFNRFGKQFKVFVQGDAPFRANEDSFKTLYVHTQSGEMIPISSLAKLEKVYGPQAISRHNLFNAITVNGIISPGVSTGDAMAKVEQIASEKLPTGYGIEWLGLSKEEKQSGNQMIFIFGLSILFVYFILAAQYESYILPLVVLFSLPVGIIGVFVAIGAVGIANNIYVQVGLIMLVGLLAKNAILIVEFAVQRRNAGLSIVEAALEASRLRLRPILMTSFAFVAGLIPLMFVQGSSAQGNHSISIGTAGGMFFGVVLGVFVIPILYVFFQYLQEKISGAPATTEQSTEV; encoded by the coding sequence ATGCTAAAGAAAATAATTCACAGGCCTGTATTGGCTACCGTGATTTCTGTTATATTGGTAATTCTAGGTCTTGTTGGACTGAAAGAATTACCTGTGCAGCAGTTCCCTGATATTGCACCACCTAGTGTGGCTGTTCATGCATCATATCCAGGAGGGAACGCTGAAACTGTACTCAAGTCAGTGGTTACTCCTCTAGAAGAGGTAATCAATGGAGTAGAGCGAATGACTCACATCGAATCTACTGCGAGTAATGACGGTACAGCGACTATTACAGTCTTTTTTGAGTTGGGAACTGATCCTGACCAAGCCGCTGTAAACGTACAAAATAGAGTTGCGCAAGTGCAGGGAATTCTCCCAGAAGAAGTAATTCGCGCAGGGGTGAATACCCAAAAGGAGCAACGAGGCATGATTATGGTTATTGATTTAATCAGTGATGATGCGACGCTTTATGACGAAACGTTCGTTCAAAATTACGCTCGAATTAACGTTGTACGAGCATTGAAACGCATCAAAGGAGTAGGAAACGTACAGCTTTTTGGAGAGAAAGATTACGCCATGCGCGTGTGGTTAGATCCCCATAAATTAGCGAACCGCGGGTTAACTCCCTCGGATGTAGAGCGCGCCATTCAAAATCAAAGTTTGGAAGTTGCTGCCGGTAATCTAGGACAAAATGCCGGTGGGGCGGTTCAATATACACTGACCTATCCCGGAAAATACAATACACCTGAACAGTTTGAACAAATTGTTGTTCAGGCAGATAGCAACGGAAATGTGTTGTACTTAAAAGATATTGCGCGAATTGAATTTGGTGCAGTAGCCTATGATGAGGAGAATAAGGTAAATGGAAATGAAGCCGTATCTATGGCTGTTTTCCAAACGAATGGATCCAATGCCAATGATATTCAAACACAAATATATGCCGTATTAGAGGAGTTAAAACCTCAATTGCCAAAAGGATTAAACTACAACGTGACCTTTGCGAGTAAAACGCAATTAGATGAATCAATTAATCAAGTAAAAACCACGTTAATAGAAGCCTTCTTATTGGTGTTTCTAATTGTGTATTTGTTCTTACAGGACTTTAGATCGACGTTGATTCCTGCTATTGCAGTGCCAGTTTCCTTGATTGGAACCTTGTTCTTCCTTAATATGTTGGGATTCTCCATTAATATGTTGACGCTCTTTGCCTTGGTGCTAGCCATAGGAATTGTGGTGGATGATGCCATTGTAGTAGTGGAGGCGGTCCATGCCACCATGATGATTGATGGATTAAATGCCAAAGAAGCGACGTCTAAAGCAATGAGTGAAATCACAGGGGCTATTATTTCGATTACCTTGGTGATGTCGGCGGTATTCTTGCCCGTTGGATTTATGACAGGACCTGTCGGGGTGTTCTATCAACAGTTTGCTTTTACTTTGGCTATCGCTATTCTAATTTCAGCAGTAAATGCCTTGACCTTGAGTCCGGCTTTATGTGCCTTGTTGTTAAAGAATCACTATACAGAGGAGCATGGAGAAACAAGTAAAAAAGGCTTTCTGAAGCGTTTCTTCTCTAGTTTTAACAATGGGTTTAACGCTTTGACGAATCGTTATGTAGGTGGAATTCGCTTCTTGCTGAAAAGAAAAGTATTAGGAGCTTCTTTGATCTTGGGATCAATTGTAGCGATGGTGTTGTTGATGAATGTAACACCCAAAGGATTCATTCCCAATGAAGATCAGGGGTTTGCCATGTTTGCTCTATCACTTCCTCCAGGGTCATCGATTGATCGCACAACAAAAGTGTTAAAAGAAGGAGATGATATTATGCGCAAGCATCCAGCGATTAAATCAGTAACGACAATTTCTGGTTTTAATATATTAGGTAATGCTGCCAGTCCAGCATACGGAATGGGATTTATTGCCTTTAAAGAACGCGAAGAACGAGGAGAGGTAACCGATATAAACGAAATTTTAGCAGATATAAACGGACAATTATCCACAATTAAAGAAGGAGATTTCTTTGTATTTGCCAACCCAACGGTTCCTGGATTTGGAGATTTTGACGGACTAGAAATGGTTGTTCAAGATCGAAAAGGAGGATCAATTAATGAATTCGCCGAGGTAGTGACTCAGTTTAATGCGGATTTAAGTGCCTCGGATGAAGTAGTACAAGCGTTTACTATGTTTAAGGCCGATTTCCCGATGTACAAGATTGTGGTTGATCCAGTGAAAGCGAAAATGCATGGGGTAGAAATAAGCGAGATGATGGCTGCGGTTCAGTTGTTTTACGGTAGTGCACAAGTGAATGACTTTAACCGCTTCGGAAAACAGTTCAAAGTGTTTGTACAAGGTGATGCACCGTTTAGAGCCAATGAAGATTCTTTTAAGACGTTATATGTTCATACCCAATCAGGAGAAATGATTCCTATCAGCTCTTTAGCTAAACTAGAAAAAGTATATGGACCCCAAGCCATCAGCAGGCATAACTTATTCAATGCTATTACAGTAAATGGCATTATTAGCCCTGGTGTTAGTACGGGAGATGCCATGGCTAAAGTAGAGCAGATCGCATCAGAGAAATTACCTACGGGATACGGAATTGAATGGCTGGGATTGAGTAAAGAAGAAAAACAATCCGGTAATCAAATGATTTTCATTTTTGGATTGTCTATTTTATTCGTGTATTTCATCTTGGCCGCACAATATGAAAGCTACATCCTGCCTTTAGTAGTCTTATTCTCTTTACCAGTGGGAATTATTGGAGTCTTTGTCGCCATTGGCGCCGTGGGAATTGCCAACAACATTTACGTACAAGTGGGACTCATCATGCTCGTCGGTTTATTGGCTAAGAATGCCATCTTGATTGTCGAATTTGCTGTACAACGCAGAAATGCAGGTTTATCTATTGTAGAAGCAGCATTAGAAGCATCGCGTTTGCGTTTGCGCCCAATTTTGATGACTTCCTTCGCTTTCGTTGCGGGATTAATTCCGTTGATGTTTGTGCAAGGATCTTCAGCTCAAGGAAACCATTCGATTAGTATTGGTACCGCTGGTGGAATGTTCTTCGGTGTAGTACTAGGGGTATTTGTTATTCCAATTTTGTATGTATTCTTCCAATATTTACAAGAGAAAATTTCAGGCGCACCCGCAACAACGGAACAATCAACGGAAGTTTAA
- a CDS encoding efflux RND transporter periplasmic adaptor subunit, with amino-acid sequence MNRIFRNLRVLSYVGLTVFALVTAVGCKQTANDQAAMAGNVEVKTEVVERGDAEVVHSYTASLQGKVNVEVRAQASGYINKIVVKEGSYVKKGQALFFIDPQPYQIKLQNAEATVKAAAAALVHAQLEQDKVKSLVENKFVSPIQLQTANAALDSAKALVAQAKAAVAEARLNLSYCTVVAPVDGFLGRIPKLVGNLVTAGEAEPLTTMSDISQIYAYFSVTESDYFDLIKGSKGEQEVLPMDIELKLSNGDTYPLKGKVDMINGEFDKATNALSVRAVFENPEKLLRNGGTGIVRLVANKRDVLQIPIAATRDLQNKVFAYVLGKENQVEQRQLQIVGKNLHTYFVQGGVESGETIVTTGLDKIADGDKVQPLAPSSNKQISAVKSEEQATRDASVL; translated from the coding sequence ATGAATAGAATTTTTAGAAACCTTAGGGTATTGTCTTATGTAGGGCTAACAGTATTTGCTCTAGTTACTGCAGTAGGATGTAAGCAAACGGCAAATGATCAAGCGGCAATGGCTGGTAATGTAGAAGTCAAAACAGAGGTTGTAGAACGTGGAGATGCAGAAGTTGTACATAGCTATACCGCTTCTTTACAAGGAAAGGTTAATGTTGAAGTCCGTGCACAAGCTTCAGGTTACATCAATAAAATTGTAGTTAAAGAAGGAAGTTATGTCAAAAAAGGACAAGCCTTATTTTTTATTGATCCACAACCTTATCAGATTAAATTACAAAATGCAGAAGCGACAGTAAAGGCAGCAGCTGCAGCATTGGTTCATGCGCAATTAGAGCAAGATAAAGTAAAATCACTAGTTGAAAATAAATTTGTATCTCCCATACAATTGCAAACGGCAAATGCGGCTTTAGATAGTGCAAAAGCGTTAGTGGCACAGGCAAAAGCAGCCGTTGCAGAAGCAAGATTGAATTTGAGTTACTGTACGGTTGTAGCTCCAGTTGATGGATTTTTAGGAAGAATACCAAAATTAGTAGGAAACTTAGTTACGGCAGGTGAGGCTGAGCCTTTGACAACGATGTCCGATATTTCACAGATTTACGCCTATTTTTCCGTAACAGAGTCGGATTACTTTGATCTGATTAAAGGAAGCAAGGGCGAACAAGAGGTGTTGCCAATGGATATTGAATTGAAGTTGAGCAATGGTGATACTTACCCATTGAAAGGAAAAGTGGATATGATTAATGGTGAATTCGACAAGGCAACTAATGCGTTAAGCGTGCGTGCGGTATTTGAGAATCCCGAAAAATTATTGAGAAACGGAGGAACAGGTATTGTGCGTTTAGTCGCTAATAAAAGGGATGTCTTACAAATTCCCATTGCTGCGACTAGGGACTTACAGAATAAGGTTTTTGCCTATGTACTTGGAAAAGAGAATCAAGTAGAACAGAGACAATTGCAAATAGTAGGTAAAAATCTGCATACGTATTTTGTTCAAGGAGGTGTTGAAAGTGGAGAAACCATTGTTACAACAGGGTTAGATAAGATTGCAGATGGCGATAAAGTACAACCGCTAGCCCCTTCATCGAACAAGCAAATTAGCGCTGTAAAAAGCGAGGAGCAAGCAACGCGAGACGCCTCTGTTTTATAA
- a CDS encoding LytR/AlgR family response regulator transcription factor → MNVLIVEDEERNANKLMRLLHQIDPTIAVLAVVEGIQSAVSWLQTHDDPDLIFMDIRLEDGLCFEIFEQVQVDIPVIFTTSYDEYALKAFKVNSIDYLMKPVQEEDLIQALTKYESLNSAGLSDSIKHILGSLNKKEVVYRSRFLIPYKDGFKTVKVEEIAYIYSELKITHLVLKDKSVIIVGQTMEEVEEEVDPQSFFRANRQHILHIDSIHNIQNYYNGKLKVTLIQDPQREIIISREKAPIFKNWLNS, encoded by the coding sequence ATGAATGTATTGATTGTTGAAGATGAAGAAAGAAATGCAAATAAACTCATGCGTCTCTTGCATCAAATAGACCCCACTATAGCAGTATTAGCTGTGGTTGAAGGAATACAGTCGGCAGTAAGTTGGCTGCAAACACATGATGATCCAGATCTAATCTTTATGGATATTCGCCTTGAAGATGGACTTTGTTTCGAAATATTTGAGCAAGTTCAAGTGGATATCCCTGTTATCTTTACCACGTCTTATGATGAATATGCCCTAAAAGCGTTTAAGGTGAATAGTATTGACTACCTGATGAAACCCGTTCAGGAAGAAGACTTAATCCAAGCATTAACTAAATATGAAAGCTTGAATTCCGCGGGATTAAGTGATTCCATCAAACATATTTTAGGTAGTTTAAACAAAAAAGAAGTGGTGTATCGTTCTCGTTTTTTAATACCGTATAAAGATGGATTTAAAACCGTTAAAGTAGAAGAAATAGCGTATATCTATTCTGAATTGAAGATTACCCATTTGGTATTGAAAGACAAAAGTGTAATTATAGTTGGTCAAACGATGGAGGAAGTAGAAGAGGAAGTAGATCCACAATCTTTTTTTAGGGCCAATAGACAGCATATTTTGCACATTGACAGTATCCACAATATCCAAAATTACTATAATGGAAAACTTAAGGTTACTTTAATCCAAGACCCTCAAAGGGAAATTATCATAAGCCGAGAAAAGGCTCCTATATTTAAAAATTGGTTGAACTCATAA
- a CDS encoding sensor histidine kinase codes for MERSIEKNSIDQSLFTKHYRLVVIPAVFVLYLFSHFLLNPYDPEWYTTVDVEGFWQTGIMILVYCTLISEISLRLSHVLNKILPWTKYATWRVVVQLVLLILFIFIVYCILNVAYLFCLPDEPGEILDLEAKIDIWQSLLISINTGIFISVIHTGYFLIKNWKNSMMDAAELKLKAEQLERIASQAELETLKMQLDPHFLFNNFSTLSELVIEDQQVAIKFIDNLALVYRYMLSNARKNTISLKEEISFVESYFYLIKERMGRKVELKIEIPEVVQNTQAVAPIALQLLVENAVKHNTASKEHPLTIHIKVVDQYVVVRNNLQKLMVELPSSKVGLDNIVDRYRLLSKLDVEITSTTESFIVKLPLLASRERKHTN; via the coding sequence ATGGAAAGAAGTATAGAAAAAAATAGTATTGACCAATCGCTATTTACAAAGCATTATCGGCTAGTTGTCATACCAGCTGTTTTTGTATTGTATCTATTTTCTCACTTTTTGTTAAACCCATACGATCCCGAATGGTATACTACCGTGGATGTAGAAGGCTTTTGGCAGACTGGAATTATGATTCTGGTTTATTGTACTTTGATTAGTGAAATTAGTTTGCGATTAAGCCATGTTTTGAATAAGATATTGCCTTGGACAAAATACGCTACTTGGCGCGTAGTGGTTCAATTGGTGTTGTTGATTCTCTTTATTTTTATTGTTTACTGTATCCTCAATGTCGCTTATCTGTTTTGCTTACCTGATGAACCAGGAGAGATTTTGGATTTGGAAGCTAAAATTGACATTTGGCAATCCTTGTTGATTAGCATTAATACGGGTATTTTTATTAGTGTCATTCACACGGGATATTTCTTAATTAAGAACTGGAAAAATTCAATGATGGATGCCGCTGAATTAAAACTTAAAGCGGAGCAATTGGAGCGCATTGCGAGTCAGGCTGAATTGGAAACGCTAAAAATGCAATTGGATCCTCATTTTTTGTTCAATAACTTTAGTACGTTATCTGAATTGGTTATAGAAGATCAGCAAGTCGCTATTAAGTTTATCGATAATCTGGCTTTAGTTTATCGCTATATGCTTTCGAATGCCAGAAAAAATACAATCAGCCTAAAGGAAGAAATTAGCTTTGTAGAATCTTATTTTTATTTGATTAAAGAGCGAATGGGACGCAAAGTAGAGTTGAAGATTGAGATTCCAGAAGTCGTGCAAAATACACAAGCAGTAGCACCTATCGCCTTGCAATTATTAGTTGAAAATGCAGTGAAACACAACACAGCTTCCAAAGAGCATCCGTTGACTATTCACATAAAAGTAGTGGATCAATATGTAGTTGTTCGCAATAATTTACAAAAATTGATGGTAGAATTGCCTTCTTCTAAGGTAGGGTTAGATAATATTGTAGATCGCTATCGTTTGTTGAGTAAATTAGACGTAGAAATAACAAGTACTACAGAATCATTTATCGTAAAATTGCCCTTATTAGCGAGTAGGGAACGAAAACATACAAATTAA
- a CDS encoding RDD family protein: MNTAFFIVRNSQKQGPYTKSELIEIGIAVHTLVWYEGLSNWTEARYIEELKDIFQFKPMYVEAGNSTSMYEEKVGNVLYHADKNYVTLFTPQGEIYFEYASFGERLIALLLDRLICLFASIIPIVGPWLYYALLHSSDEQATLGQRAMNIRCLSMEGNRIDFGQATGRFFMSIISSLIFFIGYFLFFGNDKKQTLHDSVAKTIVVKEIGRKLYNF, from the coding sequence ATGAATACAGCGTTTTTTATCGTTCGCAACAGTCAAAAACAAGGACCTTATACGAAAAGCGAACTGATCGAAATTGGAATTGCCGTGCATACCTTGGTATGGTACGAAGGTTTGTCCAATTGGACAGAAGCAAGGTACATAGAGGAGTTGAAAGATATTTTTCAATTCAAACCGATGTACGTAGAGGCCGGAAATAGCACTTCAATGTATGAAGAGAAAGTGGGTAATGTTCTATATCATGCGGATAAGAATTACGTTACACTTTTTACTCCACAAGGTGAAATCTATTTTGAATATGCTAGTTTTGGAGAGCGATTAATCGCTTTGTTGTTAGACCGATTAATTTGTTTGTTTGCGAGTATTATTCCAATTGTAGGGCCTTGGTTGTACTATGCTTTATTGCATTCCAGTGACGAACAAGCAACACTTGGACAGCGTGCCATGAATATTAGATGCCTGAGTATGGAGGGCAATCGCATTGATTTTGGCCAAGCTACAGGACGATTTTTTATGTCAATTATCTCTTCTTTGATCTTTTTTATTGGTTATTTCTTATTCTTCGGAAATGATAAAAAACAAACCCTCCACGATAGCGTTGCTAAAACCATCGTTGTGAAAGAGATAGGCAGAAAATTGTATAATTTCTAA
- the bioB gene encoding biotin synthase BioB, which translates to MEESKAPIRNNWTSDEIQAIYDSPMMELVYRAATVHRQYYNPLEVQVSTLLSIKTGGCPEDCSYCGQAARYHTDIKVQRLLPLETVLAHAKKAKSNGSSRFCMAAAWREVRDNRDFDKVIDMVKGVNAMDMEVCCTLGMLTDDQAKRLQEAGLYAYNHNIDTSESHYKDIISTRTYDQRLNTINSVRKAGITVCSGGIIGLGETDQDRIAMLLTLATMDKHPESVPINALARVKGTPMENLPKTDVWEMVRMIATTRIVMPATRVRLSAGRLEMNEAEQGWCFLAGANSIFAGEEQTLLVTPNPSLSEDQQLFQKLGLKPMNLTQKK; encoded by the coding sequence ATGGAAGAAAGTAAAGCGCCAATCCGAAATAATTGGACCTCAGACGAAATACAAGCCATTTATGATTCGCCGATGATGGAACTCGTATACCGTGCAGCAACAGTTCACCGACAATATTACAACCCACTGGAGGTTCAGGTAAGCACCTTGCTTTCCATAAAAACAGGAGGTTGCCCAGAAGATTGTTCGTATTGTGGGCAAGCTGCTCGTTATCATACCGATATTAAGGTGCAACGCTTATTGCCATTGGAAACGGTTTTGGCTCATGCAAAGAAGGCTAAATCCAATGGATCTTCTCGTTTCTGTATGGCCGCTGCTTGGCGGGAGGTTCGCGATAATCGCGATTTTGATAAAGTGATTGACATGGTAAAAGGGGTAAATGCAATGGATATGGAGGTTTGCTGTACCTTGGGAATGTTGACGGATGACCAGGCAAAGCGTTTGCAAGAAGCCGGACTATACGCCTACAATCACAATATTGATACTTCAGAAAGTCATTATAAAGACATTATTTCTACTCGTACCTATGATCAACGTTTAAATACCATTAATTCAGTTCGAAAGGCAGGAATTACAGTTTGTTCAGGAGGAATTATAGGTCTAGGTGAAACCGATCAAGATCGAATTGCGATGTTGTTGACGTTGGCTACCATGGATAAACATCCTGAATCCGTGCCAATTAATGCGTTAGCTCGTGTAAAAGGTACACCCATGGAGAATCTGCCTAAAACAGATGTATGGGAAATGGTGCGTATGATTGCCACAACTCGAATTGTAATGCCCGCAACAAGGGTTCGCTTAAGCGCAGGGCGATTAGAGATGAATGAAGCAGAGCAAGGATGGTGCTTTTTAGCTGGAGCAAACTCTATTTTTGCAGGAGAAGAACAAACATTACTCGTAACGCCGAACCCCTCTTTAAGTGAAGACCAACAATTGTTTCAAAAACTGGGGTTAAAACCCATGAATTTGACCCAAAAAAAGTAG